The nucleotide window tttacattccattatttacattaaaatatttctcatcCTTGTCCAGGAAACAGTgaaggtgactcacaatgtgGTCAAGGACAGAGGGCAGGAGCTAGATGACAGACCTCTTTCAAGGGCCTGCCCCTGCCCTAATAGAATAAAGATAGCCAACTCAATCCACTTGAGGAAAATTTTACTTCGTACTGTGTCTTAATCCTGCCTGGTGGCCACATCTGCCCCACACCCTCAACAAAACACTCCTCATCACACAACCCATCTCAGAAAGAAGGCCTTCTTGGCAATGCAGTCTTTCAAATTAGCAGTGGACATGGTGACCTCTTACCCATACAAGCTACTAATGTGTGGCAAGGAGGTCACCTTCTACCTCTCTTGAAAACCCATTGAGAACGTCTACAGGCCTTTGGCACAGTTGTGAGAAGCAAGGGGTGTTCTTTAACCTACCAATCAAGTAGGAGATGCTGGAGTTGTTAACTTTGGCTCACAATTTTCACTGAGTTGAAAAGTACTGTTAAATAACAAGGCCTTTGTGCTGCTCGGCATTCCTGACTGTCTAAGCAttaaaggagagagaaaaaaaaaaagaggggtaTACTAACCACAAGATTAAGTGTTAATTGTTCCAGCAGGACTACTGCAAGTCTAAATGGCACCTGGGTCCCACCAAAAAGGGTCAGGACAGTCGATAATGTGGAAGTCAAGGTCACcaagaggaaagaaacttttccccAGGCCTGTAACTGCACTGGTCCTTCTGTCCTGCACAGTGTCACATGGAACACAGGGAGCctggacggctgaacccaagtgaaGCGTTGTTCATCTGAAGTTGAGAGAAGCGGCAAGtcctcaaaaccagggacaggcaaagggtctgTCAATcggcaaacaggacaggaacgaggagcCATAGATGTGGTCGGAAAACAAAGCAAGAAGTCAAAAAACCAGAGCTCATGAACAGAGTAAGTGTACACACAAAGTAACACAAGGCCAATCAGTTGTCCCAAACAAAATTCCACAACAGtgcaggagctgaagagggtctttatagggtgagcgattactcaggagttagtgcagagtcaggtgttgtcacttgtgttgtgggcgtggacgtgacacacaGCAAGTGAAACTGGATCatgattttgttgtttgttgctCATGGAACGCTTAAATGGTGGTATCTCACATGCTACCTTGATAAAGTGTGGTATATTCCTGTTCCACTTTAACTGTTTTCACTGCTGGTGTGTTTATTTCATGCTCTTATTTTTGCAGTGTCACAATACAAATGGGTCAGGAATCTAGCTTTCCAAGTTAATGAGCTACATCAtagatttcctttttttccttgtccAAACAACATTTACTAATCTTTTTGATTTCTCCACATCTGTGTCCTTGAAGGCACTCTATGTATGTAAAATTACCTTCTAGCCTGTAGTAAACCATGTGTACTATACTTaactttttgaaaaagaaattttgaTATTTGACTGgagtagggggcgcagtggcgcagtgggttggaccaggtcttgctctctggtgggtctggggtttgagtcccacttggggtgccttgtgatggactggcatcctgtcctgggtgtatcccctccccctctggccttatgccctgtgttgccgggtaggcttcggttccccgtgaccctgtatgggacaaattgttcagaaaatgcgtgtgtgtgtatttgactggcgcatgatggcacagtgagacatgctggtcaggttcactcacaatgtgtgagtgacagagtgtgttccactgatgtatggatgagtgacccattgtaagcagtgtatctagcagtgtaagttaccttggtggataaggtgtgtgtgctgataacatgACAGAAAGTTTgttggatgtcactttggagaaaagcttctgctgaataaatgaatgtaaatgacaaCTCTTTCTAGTTTAGtctaacatttttgaaaaatttgtttAACCATGATTCATGACTAATGAAATGGTCTGCAATAATTTATCTAGTCACTTCTTTCTCAGGAAAAAGCTAGTTTAGATTAAAAATTGAGATAATAATGTGATAAAAAGAGAAGTAGGCTAGGCTTTTGTGTTACTTGATAGTTGAGTGTTAATACATGCCCTATTGGTTTCTTCACAATGTCTATGAAGAAAAAGTAGTCAGTGTAAAGAAACAGTACCACAGTACTCGGATTAAGAGAACAGATaatgaaaactgcttttaaCCACATTCTTGTACAAGTAATACCaagaaagaaagacaggaaggaaggtgtttttaaaaattaaaaataaataaaaggaaacttCTCACTATCCCCTCTGGATGGCAGCCTTCCCTTGAGGGCAGTACAACCGTATTTACTCGAATACTCGCCCTCGCGTATACTGTATCTCGCACCCCAAATTTTACTTGacgaaaaaataaattaaaaagtttcGCATATACATCGCgcataaaaaaaagtttaaaactgtaataaatagacagtgttacagcagcagataTTTTGGAATTCGGTAAAAGAGAATCACCGTTTCAACAATCGTCTGCTTGCCTTGTAGTCGCGCGATCTTttgttcgggacaagcggttcagaaaatgtgtgtgtggttttaaacTCAAAGTTATTGATTTcgcagaaaaacattttatagatAATGTGAGCGATGAGAATGAATACTGAGGATTTAATTATAAAcgtcaattaatttttttctgaaaaatggcttaTATATCGCACcccgatttttttttacttgaattttGGGGCTAGAGTGGGAGTTTCTTCTAGGAAATACGGTACTTGGCAGACGTTTTTTTCTTGCAATGGGTGGTTTCCAAAGCCTAGTAAGTCCCCCCCCGACCACTGACGTCCACATACTAATCTTTAAAGAATAATTGGCTGGATGGAATATGAGCGGGACTGAGAGAATGTGAAACTAAAAAACGGGGAGGGCTGCTTTTGCACAAGGTCAGGTACTTATGGAGGAAAGAGTGTATTTCTGCTACAATATTAAAGATATAATTTCAGAAAGCAAggaaacaagaaagaaagaaagatctTGATGGAACCATCTTCATACTAAGTTATTCTTCTACTACCATCATGGACCCAAGAAAGAcacccagtgcaccaccatCTGACTGGAACCAAGACAATAATTTGGGACTGGTTTACCCACCTCCTCCTTACCAAGATCAGCCCCAGTACCCCAACCAAGGGGGGTACTACCCAGCACCACAGTATCATGGAGGAGCACCCCAGGGTCCACCCTACCCACAGGGACCCCAGCCAGCTGTTATTGTCCAGCCTACAGTGTACGTCACCCAAACGCCACTAATGCATCCTCTGCCAGATTACCTGGGATACTCTATCTTCAccatgctgtgctgctgcttgcCACTGGGAATTGCAGCCTTGGTCTATTCAATTTCGGTAAGTCTgagagaagaacagaagatTTTATGTCTCTGTTATTACTCTACTTCCTGTTGCCcttattaacattattacatCGATTGCTGGGCCctataaactttttaaaatttatttcattcttcATTAGTATACATGGTCTCACAATCCTGGAGCTGATACATATCTGATGGATTAACATGAAGCTGGTGTAATTTTTAGTACGCAGACATTGGTGGAAGGAAGCCAGTAAAGGGTACATAATTGATGAAGCAGATACTGGGAAAATGGGGTTGTGCTCTGACTGTTTTTCCCAGTAACCTTGTACTCTGGATAATTAGTAATTTCACCAACactcctatttatttattaatgtattcatATTAGACTTTGTTTACTTAAATACTTACTCAGTTGTATTTAGTTACAACTATgtcttcccctcccccctttcccAGAGTTGTGTTTGGGGTGGGCAGGGGatgtatgtttattattaatatattattgcTCAAATTGTTTACATGGAAAATCTTAAagtatccatccattgtcaacaactgcttgtcccaagcggggttgcagcttgccagagccttacccagcaacacagggcgcaaggccgaaaggACACATCCATGACGCAACTCAAGTCCGTCataagacaccccaagcagggctcgaaccttaGACCCACCACACTACATgtactggctgaacccaccacacccctcatAACCTCAAAAAagaatttataatatatataagaTGCTAGAGTTATAGTGTTTTTAAGGTTATAATTTCTTCAAAcagaaattgttaaaaagttgTCTATATCGCCTCATGTCAGAAGCATATTTGGTTTTGTGTGCTCTTGGACTGGGCACCACCTCAAAACTGCTGCGTTACTTCATTTTCAGACTCGAACTGCCAACAACCACGGTCAACTGGAGATGGCGAAGACAAACTCACGCCTTGCCCGCAACCTCAACCATGCTGGGCTAGGTATAGGCATTGTCATCATTGTTGCTTGGATCATTTTTGCTTACATGAAAAACTAGATCCACTAATTTCTAAGTCTTGCTATGCCTTTTATCCATAATTATCTACCATTAAGCTTCGAAAGAAGTAAATGTtgactcttttgttttttctaacatgtatttatgtacagtTGGTCCGCATTGCAAACCTTTTTGTGAAGTATTTactatttaattttcttaaagaGGGCTGTCATACCAAAGATTTACCTGATGTGCCAACAAAGAGAGATCATGAGTAACAGCCATTTCCTTAACATTTTCAAACTTTTGCTCTAGCTCTGGGTAGAGGTTTGaagggtgtctgttttgtatgATCCAGggaatacattttcttttccttgggAAATTAATTGTGCagtataatttatgcaaatgCTAGATCCTTCTTTGAGTATTGCAATTTTTGTCCTTATGGTATGTGCATTGACTCATAACATGTTGCTGTTTTAGCTATGCTGCTGTGACCTAGTGCTGTGactataatattaaataaacagataGATAGGTGATAAGTGGATGACATTCATAAGATGTCTGGCACACTGAAATCTTTCTTCAGTGTGTTTAACatataaattaactgaaatttatTGAAATTCCATTTTAAGATGCTATTTCCAGCCTTTTAAATGCTCTacatgctgctgctcttctgtaaAAGAGACAATACTTGCAATATGTAAAATTTTGCTACATGCctaaattgtttgttttgtgattgaatttttttgttcatgtgattttttttccacatcattGTAAGAGGATTAGATCTAGCAAAAGTCTTCtttgattattgttattttatcaGATGTCATTTACTGATAAATTGTATTTCTAAAACATAGTTGCCTTTTTGAGATAcaacaaaaaagcaacaaatttataaaacaaatataccaTATGTGTAAACCCTCATATCTTGTATGTTAGATGCATAAAAACTATATGtgataaatgttatttttatttaaattttccattAATACATGTTAAGTGTTCTGTATACCTCTATAATCTGCTAAGTAATGATTAAATAATGCTGTAACTACCAGATATGaatatttcttcaaaaaatgtttattaaatatttcacaaataaaGTATTTGAAGATGAAAGTCTGCTTTAGTTATAATGATTTATGTTTAAGGATAGTTAACTGAATGTCTTCAGCAAAAGCAAGGTGACAAGTGTAATAGAGGAAAATCTGGTCATCAGACTCTATCAcatatttgtttcattatttgaaTGTAACATTTCAGACTGGTGATAGTTTAAACAATAAAGTAATAGTACCAAGGGTTTTTGAAGTCTTGAATTTAATTTTGgcttaatttctgaaaaaaaaaaaaaaaaacagaccagcCCACACAGTGGGGAACTTTAAGTCAACGTTTGCAGGAAGCTAGTTGCTAAACCACCAGCCTGGAAACTTTCACAGAAGTGTTCATAATTTGTAGTTTGTCTTTACTCCTGCTCAGTAAATGTGAGTAAAGGTGACTAAGCCACCGAAAAAGAGGtcccaagtgttttttttttttttttaagaggctATACCTTTGTATGGCAGGCATCGGACCCAACAGCgttttaattttgtgtgttaGTTATGCAATAGTGAGTCACTAGTCCAGTGTATATTGTGCACTGCGAGTAAACGCTCACAATGATTAAAAGGAAATTATGGTTTGCCATGACTCACTGGGTTTCATAAACTTTGATTCTgtttcagcatatttttaaacaatctGTCCTCaagctttttcacattttaacatgcatttatgcccttttttgtgattttttgcAACACAGTAGAAACCAGAAAtgagaaaaggacaaaaaatattgaaagaatgcataaataaatagtaaaacaaacaatgcaTAATATTTTTGATATGACCAAAAGTTCAAGTTCAGGTATTATagattattcatttttcatgagATGATCATTTtctatgggggcgcggtggcgcagtggcgcagtgggcttggctgggtcctgctctccagtgggtctgaggttcaagtcctacttggggtgccttgtgatggcctggtgtcccatcctgggtgtgtcccttccacctCCAGTcctatgccctgcgttgctgggttaggctacggcttgccgtgacccagcttcagacaagcagcttcagctaaTGTGCGTGTAAGATAGAGATCAATATCTATCATTTTAACTTGCCCTGTGGTGACATTGTTGGCTATTGAGTGGCCGGTATTGTAGGGTTTGAAAACTCTTCAGCTGTGTCCATGAGgattttctctgtctttcattcgtacttgtgtgcattttacagtttttctccaaTGTTTACTTGCAAACAGTGCTACCATGAAAACAACTAGCAAAACCTTCAATCAATCTGGTAATAAGAGACATACATTCTCAAAAGTAAAGATACATTTCCATGGTTTACACACTCAATACACTCAGCTTTATACATATCAATGAACCTTTCCAGAACTTCAAACACAATGTTCTTCATTGGGCACGCTTGTCATGGGCGAAATCCCTTCCATTAAAATTATAAGAACTGCCGGTACAACAGCTGATCACACCCTATCAATAAACACACTCAATGATCATGGGTCAAACACTAACTCAATGGTTCAATCAGCAGGTAGATTCTGGCACAAATAAAAGGACCTTACGTTTTATTGGTAAGAACAGCACATAGCATTGCTACACAAAACAGAAGAAGGTCTTACTGGAAGATACATTTTACACTAGAGGAAATAACATCACCCTTATCTGGTTGGGAATTGGATATAGTTTACACTAAGGAAATAACATCACATAACAGATTTAATCTTCTCTTTCCAGGAACACAAAGTGCTGTATGTGTGGATGTAAAGAAAGACCAAAATTGTTGtgttaaaataatagaaaaggTCCATACATTGCTAAGTGTTCCAGAAGGCTTACAACATTTTTGCACTAGTATAACCAAGCATGTAAccatgaatgaaagaaaaaagaaagaaggaccTGGACAATGGTTTTATAATGATATAATTTTATGAATTCCCTCTGGAGGGCAGTCTTTCCTCCAGGGCAGTACTACATCCCTGATGTTTTTGCCTGACTTTCTACCAGCCCTCCCCCATCCATTGAGCTAGAACAGTCATGGGCTGTAACAAGGGAGGGAAGAAGCCAATATGATGAGAGGTGTTGAGTAACCAAAGTCAAAGTGCAAGAGAGCTGCTTCTGCGCAGGGTCTGGTacggctgaaaaaaaaagaagaaaactttCCTGCTAGAAGATtacaaacatttccatttcaaagaaaaagaaagtaagaaagaaagaaagtaagaAAGGAAGAATTCGCTTGAAGGAATCATCTTCATTTCAGAAACTCATCTACTATCATCATGGACTCAAGCAAGATATCTGGTGTACCGCCACCTGACTGGAACCCAGATAGTAAAGCAGGAATGGCTTACCCACCTCCTCCTTACCAAGATCAGCCCCAGTACCCCAACCAAGTGGGGTACTACCCAGCACCACAGTATGGAGGAGCACCCCAGGGTCCACCCTACCCACAGGGACCCCAGCCGACTGTTACTGTCCAGCCTACAGTGTATGTCACCCGGGCACCCCTGGCCCATCCTCTGCCAGATTACCTGGGATACTCTATCTTCACCATGCTGTGCTGCTGCCTGCCACTGGGAATTGCAGCCCTGATCTATTCAATTTCGGTAAGTCCGagagaaaatcaaaacaattcTGTACTCACTGCTGTTGCTCTTCTTGCTGTTACCATCACTGCTATTAGAATATCCTCTGCAGtagaatatgtacagtatatatgcttACATTTATCTAAATCATCTTTAGTATGAATTCTCTCACTTTGAGTGAAAAGTTTTGGGGTTGTAGGGACGAGAGGTTTGGAACGAGGGATTTGAAATTTGGAATCTGAGCTGTTCTGCTGCTCCCTGAATCAGGGTTTGAACTAGAGAGAAAAAAGTCTCCTTTTTTCTTGTTATCATGCTGAGTATGTGAAGGAAGTGAAATGTAAAGGGAAATTGTGGCTGGGGATTTGATGACTAGACATGGAGATGGTATCATGGTTAGCTCAAAGACTTTGGAAGAAGGAATGTAGTTAAACATATTAGTCCAGACTAAATTCTCAGTGAAGGGGAGAGCGTGGGGAGCTGATGACGCAGCTGACGGGAAAATGAGGTTGGGGCTTTTTCACAGaggattgttttttttggggggttggGCTCCATTTGGAAACTCACTGGACAGAGCTAAGCTCGTCGATTAAAcgaaaacatctgcaaaatttCTACGTTtgttaatggtttttttttttttttacaaatgcttTATCACAATGTTGAAAAAATCCAAcatacattaattaaaaaatcaattaataaataaaggaaattaaataataaatataagattatctattttaaaacatagCACACATTTATGTAGgctgactgaaaaaaatggcagcAAAGTCATGAAAACGGCTAAATGTTGTCAAggaactgtttttaaaaatatgtaacaacTATAACTGATACATCTCATTagctagcaaaaaaaaaactggagaaataGTATCTAGAGACTTATTTTTGTGCCAAATTTACTTTTCCACACAACCAATAACTTAGTCTTcttattttttagaaaataaacttGATGTGAGACTAACTTTAGTGTGGTGAAATAGTTCAAATAAGCACATAAACTACataaaagaaacaatatttttacaaatgagTGTCTGTTAAGTGTGAGTatgtctgtgatttttttagatGACATTGCTGTATTCTGTTTTGTAATTAAAAGTTTCCAAGATTTCTCAACCAGAAATTACTAAATTCTTACCATCCTTCAGTCAATATTGTCTAATCTTTGACACAGCTGTTGAGTTCATCCACTGTTAGAATTACTGCAGTGCCACAGTTCCACTTgtaatatatatagaaaaagcacaaaagtaaAGTCCGGTTTGCTTTACAAtgttcagaaataaacaattgcTGTGTTCACTCTGCTCATACAAGTATAGattgggaagaaaaaatattcctACATTTGAGAGTGTTCACCTTGGGAACAcactttaaaacaaattttgacAAGCTGTCTAATTTGCATTTCTCAGTGTGGGGGTAGTCCTGAAGTAGAGTTTTCTGTTTCAGGCAGGGGGGTGCAATgtgtttgaccaggtcctgctctctggtgggtctggggtttgagtcctacttggggtgccttgtgatggactggtgtcccatcctcggtgtgtcccctccccctccagctttatgccctgtgttgccgggttaggctctggcttgccgggACTAGTGGCTTCAGCTAGCATGTGTGTTTCAGACAGGATGTAGACCCTATGTGTGCCTCGAGCTCTACATTTTGAGTTGTGGATGAGGGTTAACGGTGGAGTGAGAGTGCCACAGGTTGTTCACATAAAATGTGTGCCCCTCCAGGGTCGCCAAAAGAGGTGTACATTCGAATGGATTCGTATGGATTCATGTGGATTTTTTCGCACAACAAGAGAGAACTTGTATTTACCACCAAAGTAACTTTATAGTGATTGGCACATGAATGCAGTATCAGTAAATTGATTAtgcaagttttttctttttaataacgATCCTTTATGACACCTCATGTAAATCCCATCCTTTCATCTCATATTCAGAGCTGACCAATAAAACATCAGGAAACACAGACAAAGTTGGATGACTGGTGCATTGGGTTAATGAGAATAGTTTATTTGTAATGGTTATATCATGAACATTGCAAATCCAGCTTAAACTTTAGAATGTCTGAGCCCTGGCAACTGTTCCTAATTTTGTTAAGAGAAAAGTTGAACACATTTCCAAATATGGTGCTATCAGGTGGAAAGGCCTTCACTGCAAGGCTGAGATAAGGTG belongs to Scleropages formosus chromosome 18, fSclFor1.1, whole genome shotgun sequence and includes:
- the LOC108919164 gene encoding proline rich transmembrane protein 1B-like; this encodes MDPRKTPSAPPSDWNQDNNLGLVYPPPPYQDQPQYPNQGGYYPAPQYHGGAPQGPPYPQGPQPAVIVQPTVYVTQTPLMHPLPDYLGYSIFTMLCCCLPLGIAALVYSISTRTANNHGQLEMAKTNSRLARNLNHAGLGIGIVIIVAWIIFAYMKN
- the LOC114909121 gene encoding proline rich transmembrane protein 1B-like, with amino-acid sequence MDSSKISGVPPPDWNPDSKAGMAYPPPPYQDQPQYPNQVGYYPAPQYGGAPQGPPYPQGPQPTVTVQPTVYVTRAPLAHPLPDYLGYSIFTMLCCCLPLGIAALIYSISTRDANNQGHLEMAKRNSRLARNLNHAGLGIGIAIFVLWIIFVLFLSAK